The following coding sequences lie in one Terriglobia bacterium genomic window:
- the argR gene encoding arginine repressor: MRSTPKALRHHRILELVSREPMVTQDDMVRRLTQQGLKVTQATLSRDIKELGLVKTPEGYAASGTLTEAAPTPSLSHLLREFVVDVRQAQNLLVVKTTAGSAQPVAAAVDAASWPELVGTIAGDDTILVISSSSKSCRQLGKRIRERMS; this comes from the coding sequence ATGCGTTCGACCCCAAAAGCCCTGCGCCACCACCGCATCCTCGAACTGGTATCCCGGGAGCCCATGGTGACGCAGGATGACATGGTGCGGCGCCTTACGCAGCAGGGGCTCAAGGTCACGCAGGCCACGCTGTCGCGCGACATCAAGGAGCTGGGGCTGGTGAAAACACCCGAAGGCTATGCCGCCTCGGGCACGTTGACGGAAGCCGCGCCCACCCCGTCGCTGTCGCACCTGCTGCGCGAGTTCGTGGTGGATGTCCGCCAGGCGCAGAACCTGCTGGTGGTGAAGACCACCGCGGGCAGCGCGCAGCCGGTCGCCGCCGCGGTGGACGCGGCAAGCTGGCCCGAGTTGGTGGGCACCATCGCCGGTGACGACACCATTCTGGTGATCAGCTCCAGCAGCAAGAGCTGCCGCCAGCTTGGCAAGCGCATTCGGGAACGAA